One segment of Chelmon rostratus isolate fCheRos1 chromosome 17, fCheRos1.pri, whole genome shotgun sequence DNA contains the following:
- the LOC121620634 gene encoding choline transporter-like protein 2 isoform X3, which produces MPEEGEYYGKHGEPRKYDPTFKGPIQNRGCTDIVCCILFIIAILGYIAVGILAWSQGDPRKVIYPTDSRGQFCGQAGTPLENKRLLFYFNIMKCASPMVLLEFQCPTTQMCVDKCPEKFMTLLKAYSNKNDFDYYKQFCKEGVTNTMGVTEILRLGLCPAMLTPSKPFTRRCFPALGQKGGVITVGNNSHFDDGSGNMRDAKDLVDGVKNATVVIEARQVVMKIFEDYTQSWYWILIGLVIAMVTSLLFIILLRFLAGIMVWVMIVLVILVIGYGIFHCYMEYAALKGEAGADVTLQELGFQTDFSVYLQIRQTWLAFMIILAIVEVIIILLLIFLRKRILIAVALIKEASRAIGHVMSSLFYPLFTFLLLAMVIAYWAVTAVFLSTSNEPIYKVFNETECEHSRATCDPANYTTSPMKAKCPDSECLFAFYGGETIYHKYLIGLQFYNVFLFFWCANFVTALGQMTLAGAFASYYWAFVKPDDMPAFPVFSALGRSLRYHTGTLAFGSLILSIIQIIRVLLEYLDHKLKGAKNKCTKFLLCCLKCCFWCLEKFIKFLNRNAYIMVAIYGKNFCTSARDAFLLLMRNMIRVAVLDKVTDFLLFLGKLLIVGLVGIFAFFFFSGRVKAFENTAPNLHYYWVPILTVVIGSYLIAHGFFSVYAMCVDTLFLCFCEDLERNDGSAARPYYMSSTLHEILWKNKAEDPSLSSAQQQDDEDVQLKQQQAQEEDAT; this is translated from the exons GCGAGCCAAGGAAGTATGACCCGACCTTCAAGGGCCCGATCCAAAACAG GGGCTGCACAGACATCGTGTGCTGCATCCTATTCATTATTGCCATACTGGGTTATATTGCAGTGGGAATTCTCG CCTGGTCACAGGGTGACCCCAGGAAAGTGATCTATCCCACCGACAGCCGAGGCCAGTTCTGTGGGCAAGCTGGCACCCCTCTCGA GAACAAGCGGCTGTTGTTCTACTTCAACATCATGAAGTGTGCCAGCCCCATGGTCCTCCTGGAGTTCCAGTGCCCGACCACACAG ATGTGTGTCGACAAATGCCCCGAAAAGTTCATGACACTACTCAAAGCCTACAGCAACAAAAATGACTTTGACTACTACAAGCAATTCTGCAAGGAGGGTGTGACTAATACAATG GGTGTAACAGAAATCCTCAGATTAGGTCTCTGTCCTGCCATGCTGACCCCCAGCAAGCCCT TCACTCGTAGGTGTTTCCCAGCTTTGGGCCAGAAAGGAGGGGTGATAACTGTTGGAAACAACTCTCATTTTGATGATGGAAGCGGAAACATGAGAGATGCTAAGGATCTTGTGGATGGAGTCAA GAATGCCACCGTGGTTATTGAGGCTCGTCAGGTGGTCATGAAAATCTTCGAGGATTACACACAGTCCTGGTACTGGATCCTGAT TGGGTTGGTTATTGCTATGGTCACCAGCCTGCTCTTCATCATTCTCCTGCGCTTCCTGGCGGGAATTATGGTCTGGGTCATGATTGTCTTGGTGATACTGGTCATAGGATATG GTATCTTCCACTGCTACATGGAGTACGCTGCCCTGAAAGGAGAAGCAGGAGCTGATGTGACTTTGCAGGAACTGGGCTTCCAGACAGACTTCTCCGTCTACCTGCAGATCAGACAGACCTGGCTGGCCTTCA TGATTATCCTGGCCATTGTGGAGgtcatcatcatcctgctgcTCATCTTCCTCAGGAAGAGGATTCTCATTGCTGTTGCTCTCATCAAAGAAGCAAGCAG AGCCATTGGACATGTGATGTCTTCCCTTTTCTACCCACTGTTCACTTTCCTCCTGCTGGCCATGGTCATCGCCTACTGGGCAGTTACTGCTGT CTTCTTGTCTACCTCAAATGAACCCATCTACAAAGTTTTCAATGAGACGGAATGCGAACACTCGAGAGCAACGTGTGACCCAGCG AACTACACGACCAGTCCCATGAAAGCGAAGTGCCCTGACTCTGAGTGCCTTTTTGCCTTCTACGGTGGAGAGACTATTTACCACAAATACCTGATCGGCCTGCAGTTCTACAacgtcttcctcttcttctggtGTGCCAACTTCGTCACGGCTCTGGGACAGATGACCCTGGCTGGGGCCTTCGCCTCGTACTACTGGGCCTTCGTCAAGCCGGATGACATGCCTGCCTTCCCGGTGTTTTCTGCCCTAGGGAGATCTctcag GTATCATACAGGAACTTTAGCTTTCGGCTCCCTTATCCTCTCAATCATTCAGATCATCAGGGTTTTGCTGGAGTATCTGGACCACAAGCTGAAAG GAGCCAAAAATAAGTGTACCAAGTTCCTGTTGTGCTGTCTGAAGTGCTGCTTCTGGTGTCTGGAGAAATTCATCAAGTTCCTCAACAGAAACGCCTACATTATG GTGGCAATTTATGGCAAAAACTTTTGCACCTCTGCCAGAGatgccttcctcctcctcatgagGAACATGATCAG GGTGGCGGTCTTGGACAAAGTGACAGACTTCCTCTTGTTTTTGGGCAAACTGCTCATAGTTGGGCTCGTGG GGATCTTcgccttctttttcttctctgggAGAGTGAAGGCCTTTGAGAACACAGCTCCCAATCTCCACTACTACTGGGTACCCATCCTG ACTGTGGTGATTGGCTCCTACCTCATTGCCCATGGATTCTTCAGCGTGTACGCCATGTGTGTGGAcactcttttcctctgtttct gTGAAGACCTGGAGCGCAATGACGGTTCAGCCGCAAGGCCTTATTACATGTCGTCAACTCTTCATGAGATTCTGTGGAAGAACAAGGCTGAGGATCCGTCTCTGTCTTCTGCTCAGCAACAGGATGATGAAGACGTCCAGTTGAAACAACAGCAGGCACAGGAGGAGGACGCAACTTAG
- the LOC121620634 gene encoding choline transporter-like protein 2 isoform X2, producing the protein MELEEKPKYGEPRKYDPTFKGPIQNRGCTDIVCCILFIIAILGYIAVGILAWSQGDPRKVIYPTDSRGQFCGQAGTPLENKRLLFYFNIMKCASPMVLLEFQCPTTQMCVDKCPEKFMTLLKAYSNKNDFDYYKQFCKEGVTNTMGVTEILRLGLCPAMLTPSKPFTRRCFPALGQKGGVITVGNNSHFDDGSGNMRDAKDLVDGVKNATVVIEARQVVMKIFEDYTQSWYWILIGLVIAMVTSLLFIILLRFLAGIMVWVMIVLVILVIGYGIFHCYMEYAALKGEAGADVTLQELGFQTDFSVYLQIRQTWLAFMIILAIVEVIIILLLIFLRKRILIAVALIKEASRAIGHVMSSLFYPLFTFLLLAMVIAYWAVTAVFLSTSNEPIYKVFNETECEHSRATCDPANYTTSPMKAKCPDSECLFAFYGGETIYHKYLIGLQFYNVFLFFWCANFVTALGQMTLAGAFASYYWAFVKPDDMPAFPVFSALGRSLRYHTGTLAFGSLILSIIQIIRVLLEYLDHKLKGAKNKCTKFLLCCLKCCFWCLEKFIKFLNRNAYIMVAIYGKNFCTSARDAFLLLMRNMIRVAVLDKVTDFLLFLGKLLIVGLVGIFAFFFFSGRVKAFENTAPNLHYYWVPILTVVIGSYLIAHGFFSVYAMCVDTLFLCFLEDLERNDGSAERPYLMPESLRKVLNKKNKTQPAE; encoded by the exons GCGAGCCAAGGAAGTATGACCCGACCTTCAAGGGCCCGATCCAAAACAG GGGCTGCACAGACATCGTGTGCTGCATCCTATTCATTATTGCCATACTGGGTTATATTGCAGTGGGAATTCTCG CCTGGTCACAGGGTGACCCCAGGAAAGTGATCTATCCCACCGACAGCCGAGGCCAGTTCTGTGGGCAAGCTGGCACCCCTCTCGA GAACAAGCGGCTGTTGTTCTACTTCAACATCATGAAGTGTGCCAGCCCCATGGTCCTCCTGGAGTTCCAGTGCCCGACCACACAG ATGTGTGTCGACAAATGCCCCGAAAAGTTCATGACACTACTCAAAGCCTACAGCAACAAAAATGACTTTGACTACTACAAGCAATTCTGCAAGGAGGGTGTGACTAATACAATG GGTGTAACAGAAATCCTCAGATTAGGTCTCTGTCCTGCCATGCTGACCCCCAGCAAGCCCT TCACTCGTAGGTGTTTCCCAGCTTTGGGCCAGAAAGGAGGGGTGATAACTGTTGGAAACAACTCTCATTTTGATGATGGAAGCGGAAACATGAGAGATGCTAAGGATCTTGTGGATGGAGTCAA GAATGCCACCGTGGTTATTGAGGCTCGTCAGGTGGTCATGAAAATCTTCGAGGATTACACACAGTCCTGGTACTGGATCCTGAT TGGGTTGGTTATTGCTATGGTCACCAGCCTGCTCTTCATCATTCTCCTGCGCTTCCTGGCGGGAATTATGGTCTGGGTCATGATTGTCTTGGTGATACTGGTCATAGGATATG GTATCTTCCACTGCTACATGGAGTACGCTGCCCTGAAAGGAGAAGCAGGAGCTGATGTGACTTTGCAGGAACTGGGCTTCCAGACAGACTTCTCCGTCTACCTGCAGATCAGACAGACCTGGCTGGCCTTCA TGATTATCCTGGCCATTGTGGAGgtcatcatcatcctgctgcTCATCTTCCTCAGGAAGAGGATTCTCATTGCTGTTGCTCTCATCAAAGAAGCAAGCAG AGCCATTGGACATGTGATGTCTTCCCTTTTCTACCCACTGTTCACTTTCCTCCTGCTGGCCATGGTCATCGCCTACTGGGCAGTTACTGCTGT CTTCTTGTCTACCTCAAATGAACCCATCTACAAAGTTTTCAATGAGACGGAATGCGAACACTCGAGAGCAACGTGTGACCCAGCG AACTACACGACCAGTCCCATGAAAGCGAAGTGCCCTGACTCTGAGTGCCTTTTTGCCTTCTACGGTGGAGAGACTATTTACCACAAATACCTGATCGGCCTGCAGTTCTACAacgtcttcctcttcttctggtGTGCCAACTTCGTCACGGCTCTGGGACAGATGACCCTGGCTGGGGCCTTCGCCTCGTACTACTGGGCCTTCGTCAAGCCGGATGACATGCCTGCCTTCCCGGTGTTTTCTGCCCTAGGGAGATCTctcag GTATCATACAGGAACTTTAGCTTTCGGCTCCCTTATCCTCTCAATCATTCAGATCATCAGGGTTTTGCTGGAGTATCTGGACCACAAGCTGAAAG GAGCCAAAAATAAGTGTACCAAGTTCCTGTTGTGCTGTCTGAAGTGCTGCTTCTGGTGTCTGGAGAAATTCATCAAGTTCCTCAACAGAAACGCCTACATTATG GTGGCAATTTATGGCAAAAACTTTTGCACCTCTGCCAGAGatgccttcctcctcctcatgagGAACATGATCAG GGTGGCGGTCTTGGACAAAGTGACAGACTTCCTCTTGTTTTTGGGCAAACTGCTCATAGTTGGGCTCGTGG GGATCTTcgccttctttttcttctctgggAGAGTGAAGGCCTTTGAGAACACAGCTCCCAATCTCCACTACTACTGGGTACCCATCCTG ACTGTGGTGATTGGCTCCTACCTCATTGCCCATGGATTCTTCAGCGTGTACGCCATGTGTGTGGAcactcttttcctctgtttct
- the LOC121620634 gene encoding choline transporter-like protein 2 isoform X1, which produces MPEEGEYYGKHGEPRKYDPTFKGPIQNRGCTDIVCCILFIIAILGYIAVGILAWSQGDPRKVIYPTDSRGQFCGQAGTPLENKRLLFYFNIMKCASPMVLLEFQCPTTQMCVDKCPEKFMTLLKAYSNKNDFDYYKQFCKEGVTNTMGVTEILRLGLCPAMLTPSKPFTRRCFPALGQKGGVITVGNNSHFDDGSGNMRDAKDLVDGVKNATVVIEARQVVMKIFEDYTQSWYWILIGLVIAMVTSLLFIILLRFLAGIMVWVMIVLVILVIGYGIFHCYMEYAALKGEAGADVTLQELGFQTDFSVYLQIRQTWLAFMIILAIVEVIIILLLIFLRKRILIAVALIKEASRAIGHVMSSLFYPLFTFLLLAMVIAYWAVTAVFLSTSNEPIYKVFNETECEHSRATCDPANYTTSPMKAKCPDSECLFAFYGGETIYHKYLIGLQFYNVFLFFWCANFVTALGQMTLAGAFASYYWAFVKPDDMPAFPVFSALGRSLRYHTGTLAFGSLILSIIQIIRVLLEYLDHKLKGAKNKCTKFLLCCLKCCFWCLEKFIKFLNRNAYIMVAIYGKNFCTSARDAFLLLMRNMIRVAVLDKVTDFLLFLGKLLIVGLVGIFAFFFFSGRVKAFENTAPNLHYYWVPILTVVIGSYLIAHGFFSVYAMCVDTLFLCFLEDLERNDGSAERPYLMPESLRKVLNKKNKTQPAE; this is translated from the exons GCGAGCCAAGGAAGTATGACCCGACCTTCAAGGGCCCGATCCAAAACAG GGGCTGCACAGACATCGTGTGCTGCATCCTATTCATTATTGCCATACTGGGTTATATTGCAGTGGGAATTCTCG CCTGGTCACAGGGTGACCCCAGGAAAGTGATCTATCCCACCGACAGCCGAGGCCAGTTCTGTGGGCAAGCTGGCACCCCTCTCGA GAACAAGCGGCTGTTGTTCTACTTCAACATCATGAAGTGTGCCAGCCCCATGGTCCTCCTGGAGTTCCAGTGCCCGACCACACAG ATGTGTGTCGACAAATGCCCCGAAAAGTTCATGACACTACTCAAAGCCTACAGCAACAAAAATGACTTTGACTACTACAAGCAATTCTGCAAGGAGGGTGTGACTAATACAATG GGTGTAACAGAAATCCTCAGATTAGGTCTCTGTCCTGCCATGCTGACCCCCAGCAAGCCCT TCACTCGTAGGTGTTTCCCAGCTTTGGGCCAGAAAGGAGGGGTGATAACTGTTGGAAACAACTCTCATTTTGATGATGGAAGCGGAAACATGAGAGATGCTAAGGATCTTGTGGATGGAGTCAA GAATGCCACCGTGGTTATTGAGGCTCGTCAGGTGGTCATGAAAATCTTCGAGGATTACACACAGTCCTGGTACTGGATCCTGAT TGGGTTGGTTATTGCTATGGTCACCAGCCTGCTCTTCATCATTCTCCTGCGCTTCCTGGCGGGAATTATGGTCTGGGTCATGATTGTCTTGGTGATACTGGTCATAGGATATG GTATCTTCCACTGCTACATGGAGTACGCTGCCCTGAAAGGAGAAGCAGGAGCTGATGTGACTTTGCAGGAACTGGGCTTCCAGACAGACTTCTCCGTCTACCTGCAGATCAGACAGACCTGGCTGGCCTTCA TGATTATCCTGGCCATTGTGGAGgtcatcatcatcctgctgcTCATCTTCCTCAGGAAGAGGATTCTCATTGCTGTTGCTCTCATCAAAGAAGCAAGCAG AGCCATTGGACATGTGATGTCTTCCCTTTTCTACCCACTGTTCACTTTCCTCCTGCTGGCCATGGTCATCGCCTACTGGGCAGTTACTGCTGT CTTCTTGTCTACCTCAAATGAACCCATCTACAAAGTTTTCAATGAGACGGAATGCGAACACTCGAGAGCAACGTGTGACCCAGCG AACTACACGACCAGTCCCATGAAAGCGAAGTGCCCTGACTCTGAGTGCCTTTTTGCCTTCTACGGTGGAGAGACTATTTACCACAAATACCTGATCGGCCTGCAGTTCTACAacgtcttcctcttcttctggtGTGCCAACTTCGTCACGGCTCTGGGACAGATGACCCTGGCTGGGGCCTTCGCCTCGTACTACTGGGCCTTCGTCAAGCCGGATGACATGCCTGCCTTCCCGGTGTTTTCTGCCCTAGGGAGATCTctcag GTATCATACAGGAACTTTAGCTTTCGGCTCCCTTATCCTCTCAATCATTCAGATCATCAGGGTTTTGCTGGAGTATCTGGACCACAAGCTGAAAG GAGCCAAAAATAAGTGTACCAAGTTCCTGTTGTGCTGTCTGAAGTGCTGCTTCTGGTGTCTGGAGAAATTCATCAAGTTCCTCAACAGAAACGCCTACATTATG GTGGCAATTTATGGCAAAAACTTTTGCACCTCTGCCAGAGatgccttcctcctcctcatgagGAACATGATCAG GGTGGCGGTCTTGGACAAAGTGACAGACTTCCTCTTGTTTTTGGGCAAACTGCTCATAGTTGGGCTCGTGG GGATCTTcgccttctttttcttctctgggAGAGTGAAGGCCTTTGAGAACACAGCTCCCAATCTCCACTACTACTGGGTACCCATCCTG ACTGTGGTGATTGGCTCCTACCTCATTGCCCATGGATTCTTCAGCGTGTACGCCATGTGTGTGGAcactcttttcctctgtttct